The Helianthus annuus cultivar XRQ/B chromosome 16, HanXRQr2.0-SUNRISE, whole genome shotgun sequence genome includes a window with the following:
- the LOC110917415 gene encoding uncharacterized protein LOC110917415 — translation MSAKHDQNASKRKRSDTVKEDDDSPSWSIPDILLLIMMRLGIVDFLAFSGVCKLWRTIALTNRKKFLLSRQRMAIRISTRVANRKECWLEDCDGRVFRTILPRSSGRTCVGLVSGYVILFGRKTRDFRLVNPITRHEVNFPRFPFHVVAHPNAFQGTLVFSRTADRWVFVISSRHSWTISFSFNGKRASWTHLSSHVPISDLAFFKGKIYALNEDIGLCEVRLGPNPTLTPLKMKNSLRSRVFLPEFVILGEKLFVTGYQPYNPFPVEVDVDKVRWVIKKPEFWEDPDMLYRWFSYVNHSGEGRKTRVINMPYFPHECWDANILHE, via the coding sequence ATGTCTGCAAAGCACGATCAAAATGCAAGCAAAAGGAAGAGATCCGATACTGTTaaagaagatgatgattcacCATCCTGGTCGATCCCAGATATTCTTTTATTAATCATGATGCGGCTGGGAATTGTCGACTTTCTTGCATTCAGCGGTGTGTGCAAGTTGTGGCGGACAATTGCACTCACCAACAGGAAAAAGTTCCTGTTGTCTAGACAACGGATGGCCATACGCATCTCCACTCGAGTGGCTAATAGAAAAGAGTGCTGGTTAGAGGACTGTGACGGAAGAGTGTTCCGGACCATCCTTCCCCGTTCTAGCGGCAGGACCTGTGTCGGGTTAGTTTCTGGTTACGTGATCTTGTTCGGGAGGAAAACCCGTGATTTCCGGCTTGTAAATCCTATCACAAGGCATGAAGTTAATTTCCCTCGTTTCCCCTTTCACGTGGTTGCTCATCCAAACGCCTTTCAGGGTACCCTCGTCTTTTCACGAACAGCGGATAGGTGGGTGTTTGTGATCTCATCCCGACACTCGTGGACAATATCGTTCTCGTTTAATGGTAAACGAGCCAGCTGGACTCATCTGTCATCCCATGTCCCAATCAGTGATTTAGCATTTTTTAAAGGAAAGATATATGCCTTGAACGAAGACATTGGTTTATGTGAAGTGAGACTCGGTCCTAACCCCACCTTGACACCGCTAAAAATGAAGAATTCCTTGAGGTCACGTGTCTTTCTTCCAGAGTTTGTTATTTTAGGTGAAAAGCTGTTCGTGACAGGTTACCAGCCATACAATCCGTTCCCTGTTGAAGTCGACGTTGACAAAGTGAGATGGGTGATTAAAAAACCAGAATTCTGGGAGGATCCTGACATGCTATACCGGTGGTTTAGTTACGTTAATCACAGTGGTGAAGGTAGAAAAACGCGTGTCATAAACATGCCATACTTCCCTCATGAATGTTGGGATGCTAATATCCTACATGAGTGA